One stretch of Deltaproteobacteria bacterium DNA includes these proteins:
- a CDS encoding prepilin peptidase, with amino-acid sequence MPYLSLPPAFTALAGLILGLALGSFYNVCIHRYLAGMSIVTPPSHCPGCGYRLAWWDN; translated from the coding sequence ATGCCATATCTTTCACTTCCCCCGGCCTTCACGGCTCTGGCCGGGCTCATCCTGGGCCTGGCTTTGGGCAGCTTCTACAACGTCTGCATTCATCGATATCTGGCTGGGATGTCGATCGTCACTCCTCCTTCCCATTGCCCGGGGTGCGGATACCGACTGGCATGGTGGGACAACAT
- a CDS encoding phenylacetate--CoA ligase family protein encodes MAQAYRFFPDAGSQPLEKIQLQGLRWTVRHAYHGSPFYRKRLQQAGVGPDSIETLDDIRSLPCTTADDLRAGYPFPLLSVPEEQVVRIHASSGTTGKRKILAYTARDLEEWKLMMARCYELAGLTTLDRVQIAVGYGLWTAGVGFQLGCEHFGAMALPLGPGNLEFQLQFLEDLQPTCACCTASMALLLAEQVEKNGLRDRLSLHTLIFGSEPHTPKMAKRIRTLLGVRETFDITG; translated from the coding sequence ATGGCCCAAGCCTACCGCTTTTTCCCCGATGCCGGTTCACAACCCCTGGAAAAGATCCAGCTCCAGGGGCTGCGATGGACCGTCCGCCACGCCTATCACGGCAGCCCGTTCTACCGGAAAAGGCTCCAGCAGGCCGGCGTCGGACCCGATTCCATCGAGACCCTGGACGACATCCGCTCCCTGCCCTGCACCACGGCCGACGACCTGCGGGCCGGATATCCCTTCCCCCTGCTCAGCGTTCCCGAGGAACAGGTGGTCCGCATCCACGCCTCGTCCGGCACCACCGGCAAGCGCAAGATACTGGCCTACACGGCCCGGGACCTCGAGGAATGGAAGCTGATGATGGCCCGCTGCTATGAACTGGCCGGCCTGACCACCCTGGACAGGGTCCAGATCGCTGTGGGGTATGGTCTGTGGACGGCCGGAGTCGGATTTCAGCTGGGTTGCGAGCATTTCGGGGCCATGGCCCTTCCTCTGGGCCCCGGCAATCTCGAGTTTCAGCTCCAGTTCCTGGAGGATCTCCAGCCTACCTGCGCCTGCTGCACGGCCTCCATGGCTCTGCTTTTGGCCGAACAGGTCGAAAAAAACGGCCTTCGGGACCGGCTGTCCCTGCACACCCTCATCTTCGGGTCCGAGCCCCACACTCCCAAGATGGCCAAGCGGATCAGAACCCTCCTGGGTGTCCGGGAGACCTTCGACATCACCGGTC